From Hoplias malabaricus isolate fHopMal1 chromosome 11, fHopMal1.hap1, whole genome shotgun sequence, a single genomic window includes:
- the srpra gene encoding signal recognition particle receptor subunit alpha, whose translation MLDFFAIFSKGGIVLWCFQGAGVSDSFAGPINALLRSVILQERSGNSSFTHNALSLKCKLDNEFELVFVVGFQKILTLKYVDKFIDDVMRHFRDRYKNELVQKGALKYLMNTFEFEEDFNILLREAEGGSNAKTQTQMKTFNESQKSKKTVKSMIETKGGDEAKEQTGKKGKPAKKAESGTEQSKTGSQSVSKKAVENGNKGLTQEEIIQRNVAEFIRKQTGGKPEKTNKSPKTPKSKGKEKRVWDMGGVSTKELDYSGTNQNGSHNTQGQETEATSEPQIQVDSMKGDLRDVDYESEEEEEEEEEEEEEFEQQRKVAADASKKGGKKGFGGIFGVLKGLVGSKTLTQHDMEPALEKMKDHLIAKNVAADIASQLCRSVAKKLEGKVMGTFTTVASTVKQALQESLVQILQPKRRVDILRDVLEARAQCKPFVITFCGVNGVGKSTNLAKISYWLIENGFTVLIAACDTFRAGAVEQLRTHQRRLNSLHPPEQNGGRPIVQLFEKGYGKDAAGIAMEAIAYARNQNFDVVLVDTAGRMQDNAPLMTALAKLIAVNTPDLVLFVGEALVGNEAVDQLVKFNQALADHSMSDHPRLIDGIVLTKFDTIDDKVGAAISMTYITGQPIVFVGTGQTYSDLRSLNARAVVNALMKA comes from the exons ATGTTGGACTTCTTCGCCATCTTCAGTAAAGGGGGCATCGTGCTGTGGTGTTTTCAGGGCGCAGGGGTTTCCGACTCTTTCGCAGGCCCCATCAATGCCCTCCTGCGCTCCGTCATCTTACAG GAGCGCTCTGGAAACAGTTCCTTCACCCACAACGCTCTGAGTCTGAAGTGCAAGTTGGACAATGAGTTTGAGCTTGTGTTTGTG GTGGGATTTCAAAAAATCCTGACACTCAAGTATGTGGACAAGTTCATAGATGATGTTATGCGTCACTTCAGGGATCGTTATAAAAATGAGCTGGTGCAGAAGGGTGCTCTCAAATATCTGATGAATACCTTTGAATTTGAGGAGGACTTCAACATCCTGCTTCG tgaggcAGAAGGTGGAAGCAATGCTAAAACTCAGACGCAAATGAAGACTTTCAATGAGTCACAAAAGTCTAAGAAAACTGTGAAGTCTATGATAGAAACTAAAGGAGGAGATGAAGCAAAGGAGCAGACAGGCAAAAAGGGTAAACCAGCAAAGAAAG CTGAATCAGGTACCGAACAGTCCAAGACTGGCTCCCAGAGCGTCTCTAAGAAAGCAGTGGAGAACGGGAACAAGGGTCTGACTCAAGAGGAAATAATCCAGAGGAACGTTGCGGAGTTCATCCGCAAGCAAACAGGAGGAAAACCTGAAAAGACTAA CAAGTCCCCTAAGACTCCGAAGTCAAAGGGAAAGGAGAAGAGAGTTTGGGACATGGGTGGAGTCAGCACCAAGGAACTAGACTACAGCGGAACCAACCAAAACGGTTCCCACAACACCCAGGGCCAAGAGACAGAGGCTACTTCTGAACCA CAAATACAGGTGGACTCCATGAAGGGCGACCTGCGAGATGTGGACTACGAgtcggaggaggaggaggaagaagaggaggaagaagaggaggagtttgAACAACAGAGAAAAGTGGCTGCTGATGCCAGCAAGAAAGG GGGGAAGAAGGGATTCGGGGGCATCTTTGGAGTTCTGAAAGGGCTTGTTGGCTCCAAGACTCTGACTCAGCATGACATGGAACCGGCCCTGGAGAAGATGAAGGATCACCTCATTG CTAAGAATGTAGCAGCCGACATTGCCTCTCAGCTTTGTCGTTCCGTGGCCAAGAAACTGGAAGGGAAGGTCATGGGAACGTTCACCA CTGTGGCCTCTACGGTGAAGCAGGCTCTGCAGGAGTCTCTGGTGCAGATCCTACAGCCGAAACGGCGAGTGGACATCCTGAGAGATGTCCTGGAGGCACGTGCTCAGTGCAAGCCTTTTGTCATTACCTTCTGTGGGGTCAACGGTGTTGGCAAATCCACCAACCTCGCCAAG ATTTCCTATTGGCTGATAGAGAATGGCTTCACTGTGCTCATCGCTGCGTGTGATACATTCCGTGCTGGAGCCGTGGAGCAGCTGCGGACTCATCAGCGGCGCCTCAACTCTCTGCACCCACCAGAGCAGAACGGCGGACGCCCCATTGTCCAGCTCTTTGAGAAGGGTTATGGCAAGGACGCTGCTGGCATTGCAATGGAAGCTATTGCCTACG ctcGTAATCAGAACTTTGACGTTGTGCTGGTGGACACGGCTGGCCGTATGCAGGATAACGCCCCGCTGATGACGGCTTTGGCAAAGCTCATTGCAGTCAACACTCCGGATCTGGTGCTGTTTGTAGGGGAGGCACTAGTGGGCAATGAGGCTGTGGATCAGCTG GTCAAATTTAACCAGGCCCTGGCTGACCACTCCATGTCTGATCACCCAAGACTCATCGATGGAATTGTTCTCACCAAGTTTGACACAATTGATGACAAG gtTGGTGCTGCCATTTCCATGACCTACATCACTGGTCAGCCCATTGTTTTCGTGGGTACTGGACAAACATACAGTGACCTACGCAGCCTCAATGCTCGAGCTGTAGTGAATGCCCTTATGAAGGCCTGA
- the tirap gene encoding toll/interleukin-1 receptor domain-containing adapter protein produces the protein METKYGSSIFGWFRQKFGKSRNESILYCGSKNTEDSGSSSRGNSSSLNCSCDTSTLSDCATSSQNKPPPCPSFSQGSSRLLSVLKDPFRWTFMYDVCVCHCEENISQAYALVSFLESPSRGLRCYLQTRDCPVGGAVSTEVCKAIESSHCWVLLISPNFLRDDWCLYQMHQVICEGPMSQRIIPAVLDMHISQIPHELRFFYTVDLSKNHEKGYVQVYRTVLQYLKDSAVRLSKNSTEGHAETSITWEPSETSICLS, from the exons ATGGAGACTAAGTATGGCAGTAGTATTTTTG GCTGGTTTCGGCAGAAATTTGGAAAATCAAGAAATGAGTCCATTCTGTATTGTGGAAGTAAGAACACTGAGGACAGTGGGTCTTCTTCCAGAGGGAATTCATCCAGCCTGAACTGTTCCTGTGACACTAGTACACTTTCAGACTGTGCCACATCTTCTCAAAATAAGCCTCCGCCCTGCCCCAGTTTCTCCCAGGGCTCCTCTCGGCTCCTCTCCGTTCTGAAGGATCCATTCCGCTGGACCTTCatgtatgatgtgtgtgtgtgccactgTGAAGAGAACATTTCCCAGGCCTATGCTTTGGTATCTTTCCTGGAGTCTCCTTCTAGAGGACTTCGCTGTTACCTGCAAACACGTGACTGTCCAGTGGGTGGCGCTGTATCCACGGAAGTGTGTAAAGCTATTGAGTCCAGCCACTGCTGGGTCCTGCTGATAAGTCCCAACTTCCTGCGAGATGACTGGTGCTTGTACCAGATGCATCAGGTCATATGTGAAGGGCCCATGTCACAGAGGATCATCCCTGCTGTCTTGGACATGCACATTTCACAGATTCCACATGAACTGCGCTTCTTCTACACTGTGGACCTGAGCAAGAATCATGAGAAAGGCTACGTTCAGGTCTACAGGACAGTGCTGCAGT ACCTGAAGGACAGCGCTGTTCGCCTCTCAAAAAACAGCACAGAAGGTCATGCAGAAACCAGCATCACGTGGGAACCTTCTGAAACCTCTATATGTCTGTCCTGA